One segment of Anguilla anguilla isolate fAngAng1 chromosome 1, fAngAng1.pri, whole genome shotgun sequence DNA contains the following:
- the adam15 gene encoding disintegrin and metalloproteinase domain-containing protein 12 isoform X6: protein MPKPPNVFHYLPNGTGVSLEDNLPMHCYYHGSARGFPQSRVALSTCSGLRGVIVINATLGFELLPEEKAKPKGWKEGWRGKEEEEEGMHLLIPSHRLESRPGDCGVSHTQVPLLAAVPHAHRSKRDILSETKYIELVLVVDHKEYKNYQKNDKTVLYRMLDVANQVDWFYRPLNVRVALVGVEIWNDQDKIRVDKNPTETLNRFLEWRTRELLPRLHHDNAQLVMGDSFDGTTVGMASQSSMCSKDRSGGVNVDHLVSVLGVASTVAHELGHNLGMSHDTADRRCQCQNEPRLGGCIMEPSTGFMPGQLFSSCSAQDLSLSLLHGGGMCLFNVPQPEKLLGGPRCGNLYVEKGEECDCGLVDECNDPCCNASTCKLVPGAQCSSDGICCNNCKLRPAGWVCRDPLGECDLPEHCTGASPYCPDNVFLQNGAPCEGGESYCYSGICASLDSQCQMLWGPNSTKGPEVCFSSVNKQGSKHGNCGQTQNGTYIPCSAADVLCGKIQCQGGTERPRLGSNAQILTTKVRLNYTDLVCRGTYFDLGDDVSDPAMVSQGAACGPGMACVNQRCRAVSVFGVEECQRKCNGHGVCNSNKNCHCGMGWAPPDCRYSGHGGSVDSGPARDPKESDPVRIALLVTFLFVLPVLLLFLALRYPRCRRKLSCLRGSPFHKGPGRQQSRTPVTERVDARNGEQVLPLRYHVTHQTEIPLTPASNKVQDRPAPPNKPLPPDPVIKHSQSAGERPAPPSKPLPPDPVPTGTKPMGDRPAPPNKPLPPDPVLTDRQTFRPGKPPVPRKPLPADPSSHPVPGVPPSRPTSGVPVEPGASVSSVPNYGPRVAIVPARRAPLPPIRMAESSKSPAPPPV, encoded by the exons GGGGGTGATTGTGATTAATGCAACTCTTGGCTTTGAGCTACTGCCTGAAGAGAAGGCAAAACCTAAGGGATGGAAGGAAGGttggagagggaaggaggaagaggaggaggggatgcACCTGCTCATCCCCTCACATCGGCTGGAGTCTCGGCCCGGGGACTGTGGGGTGTCCCACACCCAAGTGCCTCTCCTGGCTGCTGTGCCCCACGCGCACCGG AGTAAGAGAGACATTCTTTCTGAGACTAAGTACATTGAGCTGGTGTTGGTGGTTGATCATAAAGAG TACAAGAACTATCAGAAGAACGACAAGACTGTCTTATACCGCATGTTGGATGTGGCCAACCAAGTGGACTGG TTTTACAGACCTCTCAATGTGCGTGTGGCCCTGGTGGGTGTGGAGATCTGGAATGACCAGGACAAGATCAGGGTGGACAAGAACCCCACGGAAACACTCAACCGCTTCCTGGAATGGCGCACCCGCGAGCTGCTGCCCCGCCTGCACCATGACAACGCCCAGCTCGTCAT gggGGACTCGTTTGACGGGACCACAGTGGGGATGGCGTCTCAGTCCTCCATGTGCTCTAAGGACCGGTCTGGTGGCGTCAACGTG GACCACCTGGTGAGTGTGCTGGGCGTGGCCTCCACGGTGGCCCACGAGCTGGGACACAACCTGGGCATGAGCCACGACACCGCCGACCGCCGCTGTCAGTGCCAGAACGAGCCGCGCCTGGGCGGCTGCATCATGGAGCCCTCCACCGG ATTCATGCCAGGACAGCTGTTCAGTAGCTGCAGCGCGCAGGACCTGTCTCTTAGCCTGCTCCACGGGGGCGGGATGTGCCTCTTCAACGTGCCCCAGCCCGAGAAGCTTCTGGGGGGGCCGCGCTGTGGGAACCTGTACGTGGAGAAGGGAGAGGAGTGCGACTGTGGCCTGGTTGAC GAGTGCAATGATCCATGCTGCAATGCCAGCACCTGCAAGCTGGTTCCAGGTGCGCAGTGTTCCTCTGATGGTATCTGCTGCAATAACTGCAAG ctgcGCCCGGCGGGCTGGGTGTGCAGGGACCCCCTGGGGGAGTGCGACCTCCCGGAGCACTGCACCGGGGCCTCCCCCTACTGCCCCGACAACGTCTTCCTCCAGAACGGGGCGCCCTGCGAGGGGGGCGAGTCGTACTGCTACAGCGGGATCTGTGCCAGCCTGGACTCCCAGTGCCAGATGCTGTGGGGCCCCA ACTCCACTAAGGGTCCAGAAGTTTGCTTCTCCTCCGTCAACAAGCAGGGCAGTAAGCACGGCAACTGTGGCCAGACGCAGAACGGGACGTACATTCCTTGTTCTGCTGC TGATGTGCTGTGTGGGAAGATCCAGTGTCAGGGGGGAACAGAGCGCCCCCGCCTGGGCTCGAACGCGCAGATCCTCACCACCAAAGTGCGTCTGAACTACACGGACCTCGTGTGCCGCGGGACCTATTTCGACCTGGGGGACGACGTCTCGGACCCCGCCATGGTGTCGCAAGGAGCCGCCTGTGGGCCTGGCATG GCCTGTGTGAACCAGCGGTGCCGGGCCGTGTCAGTGTTCGGGGTGGAGGAGTGTCAGAGGAAGTGCAACGGGCATGGG GTCTGCAACAGCAATAAGAACTGCCACTGTGGCATGGGCTGGGCTCCTCCGGACTGCAGATACTCAGGCCACGGAGGCAGTGTGGACAGTGGGCCAGCCAGAGACCCCAAAG AATCGGACCCTGTGCGCATAGCCCTGCTGGTCACCTTCCTCTTCGTCCTGCCcgtgctgctgctcttcctggCCCTGCGTTACCCCCGCTGTCGCCGAAAGCTCTCCTGCCTGAGGGGGAGCCCCTTCCACAAGGGCCCCGGCCGCCAGCAGAGCAG GACCCCGGTTACGGAGCGTGTGGACGCCAGAAATGGAGAACAGGTCCTGCCGCTGAGATACCACGTTACGCACCAGACGGAGATCCCACTGACCCCGGCATCAAACAAG GTTCAGGACAGGCCTGCACCTCCTaataagcccctcccacctgatCCAGTGATTAAACACAGCCAG TCGGCAGGGGAGCGGCCAGCCCCTCCCAGCAAGCCCCTACCCCCTGACCCCGTTCCCACTGGCACCAAG CCGATGGGGGACCGACCAGCGCCTCCAAACAAGCCTCTTCCTCCTGACCCTgtcctcacagacagacag aCCTTCAGGCCAGGCAAACCACCTGTGCCCAGGAAACCCTTGCCTGCTGACCCCTCATCACATCCTGTCCCTGGAGTCCCGCCATCGCGTCCCACCTCTGGAGTCCCTGTGGAACCTGGAGCCAGTGTATCTTCCGTTCCAAATTATGGCCCGCGTGTTGCCATTGTCCCAGCCAG ACGTGCTCCTCTTCCACCAATTCGGATGGCGGAATCCAGCAAATCCCCTGCACCTCCCCCGGTTTAA